Within Tissierellales bacterium, the genomic segment GAATAATTTAGGAAAAAACAAATAATAATGTTATAATGTTATTGTAATAGTATTTAATATTAGAAAATTATAATTAGATAGGGTGTTTTGAATTGTCTTATTGCAAGGAAGATGATATTTTTCAAACATTTTTTGACAACAGATTATCTCTTATTATCCAATATACTAATGGTGATATTAATAAAAGAGAGTTTTTAGAAGGTAATTTTGACTTTGTTCAAGCTATGAATGTAGAACCTTTCTCTAAAATAGATAGTTATGAAAAGGGAATGTATAACTATCAATATTACAATGTTTTAGCTAAATATTATACTATGTTGGCAAAAGACATAAAAAGGTCAGGGAAAGATGAAAAGTATTATATTGACTACTTAAACAAGGGCAAGTATTACTATGATGAAAAAGACAAAGCTACAGTGGAATTATTAAAATACTTGAAGTTTAAAAATATAGATGCATATTTTATTAATACCCAATCAAGATATTTAGATGATAAACTTTATGAGATAGTCCTTTTAGATTATAAAGATGCAATTTTTCATTCTAAAAGTTTATGGCTTTTAGATATTTTAAGAAAAGAAGGAGTATTTATAGAAGGAAAGAAAACTTCCTTAATTGATGATTATATTAATGAAAGATATTAAAATAGTAGCCCTTTTGGGCTACTATTTTACATTAATTATATTATTTTATTTACTTAAGATTTCAAGTATTTCTTCATAAGTACTATCCGCTTTTATTTCAAATTTACCAGGTTTCAATTTAGTTTCTAATTTTAAATTTTCAGCAGTTTTAAGAAAATCACCCTTGTCTTTAATTAAGCCATCATTCAATAATATTTCCGCTATTTCATCACTAACAGAACCTTCAGGAATAGAAACAGTTATAACTTTATCTTTTTTATCTTTATCCTTTTTATCCTTATCTTTCTTATCTTTAGCATTATTCTTATCCTTGTTTAAATCCTTGTCCTCGCCTTTTTCATTTTCTCCCTTATTTTTATCATCCTTTTCATTATCTTGCTTGTCCTTATTTTCCTCAATATCTTTATCTTTTTTAGTGGTTTCATCGTCTTTCTCTTTATTTTTATCTACTTTATCTGAAGCCACTATTTTACTTTTTTGGGGTTCCTTATCGAGGCCATCTTCTGCAAATAAAATTTCTAGCCTCCATCCTATAATTCCCGCTACGACAAGTACAACCACAAGCATTATTATATAATCCGTTGCATCATATAGAAG encodes:
- a CDS encoding DUF6648 family protein; protein product: MSYCKEDDIFQTFFDNRLSLIIQYTNGDINKREFLEGNFDFVQAMNVEPFSKIDSYEKGMYNYQYYNVLAKYYTMLAKDIKRSGKDEKYYIDYLNKGKYYYDEKDKATVELLKYLKFKNIDAYFINTQSRYLDDKLYEIVLLDYKDAIFHSKSLWLLDILRKEGVFIEGKKTSLIDDYINERY